A genomic window from Lotus japonicus ecotype B-129 chromosome 1, LjGifu_v1.2 includes:
- the LOC130727352 gene encoding uncharacterized protein LOC130727352 — MASSSSRTKSSGPVLRSLSPSGRFCSYTTSKTPFSSQSSAFASSTGSSFSSPSSTFFTQSNYHNNQIHHHRSASPTRVNLYSAAPLSSGVRFSIDSRSISPNRSISNQIISRNNRPISAQKKSCMCSPTSHPGSFRCSLHKHTGNNNSNTDSCPSNRLNMRRSAMKNSLVRIGGVEGEWVKRALTALIRPSSHQQRRRSAYEPRPSRLSVMTKAADL; from the coding sequence atggcttcttcatcttctagaACCAAATCCAGTGGACCAGTTCTACGATCTCTTTCACCCTCTGGCAGATTCTGCTCATACACCACATCCAAAACTCCATTCTCATCACAATCCTCAGCTTTCGCTTCATCCACCGGTTCCAGTTTTTCATCTCCGTCTTCCACCTTCTTCACTCAATCCAATTACCACAACAATCAGATCCACCACCACCGTTCCGCTTCACCAACTCGCGTCAATCTATATTCCGCTGCACCTCTCTCCTCCGGTGTCCGATTCTCGATCGATTCCCGGTCTATCTCACCGAACCGGTCGATTTCGAATCAGATCATCTCCCGGAACAACCGTCCGATCTCGGCGCAGAAGAAGTCCTGTATGTGCTCGCCGACGTCGCATCCTGGATCGTTCCGTTGCAGCCTCCATAAGCACACCGgaaacaacaacagcaacaccGATTCGTGTCCTTCCAATCGCCTCAACATGCGTAGATCTGCGATGAAGAACTCGCTGGTGAGAATCGGAGGTGTGGAGGGAGAGTGGGTGAAAAGAGCCCTAACCGCACTGATCCGTCCCTCATCTCACCAGCAGAGGCGGAGATCGGCGTACGAGCCCAGACCTAGCCGTCTCTCAGTCATGACCAAGGCAGCAGATCTATAA
- the LOC130727355 gene encoding cytochrome P450 71AP13-like: MAFLQWLKEDYKPFLFFVFIFIALLMKSLSINKSRSRRSNFPPGPPTLPIIGNLHQLGTMPHLSLQGLAEKYGPIIFLQLGEIPTVVVSSARLAKEVLKTHDLALANRPQLFSAKYLFYNCTDIVFSPYGGYWRHIRKICILELLNAKRVQSYSSVREEEVSRLVHRVAGSYPRTINLSKILNQYANNVLCRVAFGRDFSEGGDNQRFGFQKMLDEYQELLGGFSLGDFFPSLEFMHSLTGMKSRLEDTSLRFDQLIDKILNEHMASNKIEEHKDLVDVLLEVQKNDSAEMPLTTDNIKAIILDMFAAGTDTTFITLDWAMTELLMNPHIMEKAQKEVRSILGERRVVAESDLHQLHYTSAVIKETFRLHPAVPVLVPRESMEDVIIDGYKIPAKTRIFVNAWAVGRNLESWEDPNAFKPERFLESNVDFRGQDFELIPFGAGRRGCPAITFSVAVVELALAQLLYSFNWELPPGVAPKDLDLTEVFGISMHRRENLNVVAKPYLL, translated from the exons ATGGCTTTTCTCCAATGGCTGAAGGAAGACTATAAACCATTCTTGTTCTTTGTTTTCATCTTCATAGCTCTATTGATGAAATCTCTCTCTATAAACAAGTCAAGAAGCAGAAGATCAAATTTCCCTCCTGGTCCTCCTACCCTGCCCATCATTGGAAATCTCCACCAGCTAGGAACCATGCCCCACCTATCTCTTCAAGGCCTTGCTGAGAAATATGGACCCATAATTTTCCTCCAACTTGGTGAAATCCCAACAGTGGTTGTTTCATCAGCTAGACTTGCAAAAGAGGTGTTGAAGACCCATGACCTTGCACTTGCAAACCGTCCACAGCTATTTTCAGCCAAGTACCTCTTTTACAACTGCACAGACATTGTTTTCTCTCCTTATGGTGGTTACTGGAGGCATATCAGAAAAATTTGCATCCTTGAGCTTCTCAATGCTAAAAGGGTACAATCATACAGTTCTGTTAGAGAAGAAGAAGTTAGTCGTCTGGTTCATCGGGTCGCAGGGTCTTATCCCAGAACAATCAATTTGTCTAAGATTTTGAATCAGTATGCAAATAATGTCCTTTGCAGGGTGGCATTTGGAAGGGACTTTTCTGAAGGAGGAGACAATCAACGATTTGGGTTCCAAAAGATGCTTGATGAGTACCAGGAACTACTTGGTGGATTCAGTTTGGGGGACTTCTTTCCTTCCTTGGAGTTCATGCACAGCTTGACGGGCATGAAATCAAGACTTGAAGACACTTCTCTAAGATTTGATCAACTCATTGATAAGATACTGAATGAACACATGGCTTCCAATAAAATAGAGGAACATAAGGACCTTGTGGATGTTTTGCTTGAGGTGCAGAAGAATGACTCGGCTGAGATGCCTCTCACCACTGACAACATCAAGGCAATCATCTTG GACATGTTTGCTGCAGGAACTGATACAACCTTCATTACCCTTGATTGGGCAATGACAGAGCTGCTAATGAATCCTCACATTATGGAAAAAGCTCAAAAGGAAGTGCGGAGCATCCTGGGAGAAAGAAGAGTTGTTGCTGAGAGTGATCTGCATCAACTGCACTACACGAGTGCTGTTATCAAAGAGACTTTTCGATTGCATCCCGCAGTTCCAGTTCTAGTCCCAAGGGAATCCATGGAAGATGTTATCATAGACGGGTACAAAATTCCAGCTAAAACAAGAATTTTTGTGAACGCTTGGGCAGTAGGAAGGAACCTAGAAAGTTGGGAAGATCCTAATGCATTCAAGCCAGAGAGGTTTCTAGAGAGCAATGTTGACTTCAGGGGACAGGACTTTGAGCTGATACCATTTGGGGCTGGTAGAAGAGGTTGTCCGGCTATTACATTCAGTGTCGCGGTTGTGGAGCTGGCTCTAGCTCAACTCCTCTATAGCTTCAATTGGGAGCTTCCTCCTGGTGTTGCACCCAAAGACTTGGACCTCACTGAAGTTTTCGGCATCTCGATGCACAGGAGAGAAAATCTCAATGTTGTTGCTAAGCCTTACTTGCTATGA
- the LOC130727356 gene encoding calmodulin-like protein 2, translating to MRISMTETEVDDVVVKFDSNGDGLLDFDEFCLLTMAMSGGDEKEGGGEDEVEGNLKEAFDVFDKDEDGLVSEEELALFLTSLGLREGKKIEECREMIKKVDMDGDGMVKMVNFNEFN from the coding sequence ATGAGAATCTCCATGACAGAAACAGAGGTTGATGATGTTGTTGTCAAGTTCGATTCTAATGGAGATGGGTTGCTCGATTTTGATGAGTTTTGCTTGTTGACTATGGCAATGAGTGGAGGGGATGAGAAAGAGGGTGGTGGAGAAGATGAAGTAGAGGGGAATTTGAAGGAGGCATTTGATGTGTTTGATAAAGATGAAGATGGGTTAGTTTCAGAGGAGGAGCTGGCTCTGTTTCTTACTTCGTTGGGATTAAGGGAAGGGAAGAAGATTGAAGAGTGCAGAGAGATGATTAAGAAGGTTGATATGGATGGAGATGGCATGGTCAAAATGGTCAATTTCAATGAGTTCAACTGA